ACAACCTGTCGTTTCGGGGATGCGAAACTTCAGTTTGTCCTTTTTGACCGCGCAAAAAGGACGCAAAAACGCGCCCTTCGACGCCCGTTTATCCGGCTCCTTTGCTCGCCTGCTCTGCCGGACCACTCACTTCCTGTGAGTGTCCCGTTCGGGTCTTGCCAGCCAGGCTTCGCACTCACCGGACGGGCTCAGGGGGGACTCTCTGCTGTTCCCCCTTGGGCTGGCCCAGCCAGAGCGTGCTTCCTGGCAGTAGCAAGCAAACGGAGAATAGGCCACTTTCATAACAAACGCACCGACACACAGTATTTAAGGAGGCGATGATGCAAAAACTCGAACTGATCAGCTTCAAACTCTGTCCCTTTGTCCAGCGGGCGGTTATTGTCCTGAGGCACAAGAACATCGACTTCGATGTCACCTACATCGACCTGCAGAACAAGCCTGAGTGGTTCCTGAAGCTTTCGCCTACTGGCAGGACGCCGGTTCTCAAGGTTGGGGACGAGGTGCTGTTTGAATCGGCGGTGATTGTGGAATATCTGGACGAGGTGACACCGCCTTCGCTGCACCCGGCTGATCCGCTGATCAAGGCGCAGAATCGGGCCTGGATGGAATTTATGGGAGAGATTCAGCGGCGTATTCACGGCCTTTACACGGCGTCGGAAGAGTCGGTTTTCGAGCAGCACCGCGTTGCCATACTGGGTGATCTGGCCCGTCTGGAGGCTGTTTACCGTGGTGGGACGTTTTTCAACGGGGAGGAGTTCAATCTGATTGACGCTGTAATGGCGCCCCTGTGTCTGCGTCTGGAACTGCTCCGGGAGTTTACGGGGATGGGTTTGCTGGAAAATTGTCCCCGATTGCAGCAGTGGTCAGCTGTCCTGTTGGAAATGGAAGCAGTGCGGCTGTCGGTGGTGCCGGAATTCCCTGGGCTGTTCAGGGGCATGATTGAGCGCATGGGTGGGGTTATGGCTGCGCGCCTGACGGCTGGCTGAAACCCGAGTTTTCCATCGTAAAATGTTACCGCTCAATATTGATTTTGAATGCTTGACTTATCTGGTATTTCACTTTTCGTCTCCGGATATTGTCCTTTTTGACCGCGCAAAAAGGACACAAAAACGCGCCCCCCGAACGCCCGTTTCTCCGGATCGTTGGCTCGCCTGTTCAGGAGATCCGGCAGCAGGCTGCTCAAAGAGGCCCATCTGCTGCGTTGCCGGGCATCGCTCGTCACTGCGACGTACAGGGAGTACGCCTCGCTTCTCGCTTTACCCGCGCCTTGCACCTGGGCCTCTTTGCGTTGCCTGACCCCTGCATCCCTGCAGTGCTGCCGGACCACTCACATCCTGTGAGTGTCCCGTTCGGGTCTTGCCAGCCAGGCGTCGCACTCACCGGACGGGCTCAGGGGGGAACGGCCTGCTTCTGCCTTTCCCCCGTGTGCTGGCCCAGCCAGGACGCGCCGGCTGGAACGCTATGGACCCGCAGGGTTGCCGCCACGACGGCGGCAACCGCAAACCCAAAGCCATGGAGGGCGGTTGTTTGCGGTCCCCAGTTCCAGGCAAGAGGACGGCTGATAAGGACAGCACTGGGGGCCGCTTTTGCGCCACTTTTTGCGGGTAAAAAGTGGCAAAAGAAACTCATAAACAGGGTGAGGGCAATGCCAAGCGACACAGTCTGTGCAGAACTATTTCCGCCATTCCAGCATGGCATCAGGGTCGATCCCGACACCCAGCTGTTTCGGGGGTGCGAAACTTCTGTTACCAGCTATACCTGAAAGAGAGAATTTACAGTTTTTTTTCTCCTGAGACTTTCGTGAGATTTTCATTTGATACCATTTCCTGCAGTAGAAATTTCTGCGGAGTTATGTGTCTGAATGAAACGCAACACGACTGGGGTCTATACCGCCCTTGCCTGCACACTGAGTCCGAACCGTAAGATGCCAACGGGCGTTACGGGAAATACGGTTCCCATGGTGGATATTCCATCCATGGCGCCCGATGTGCGCCGTATGGTGCGCAAGGGGCAGGCGCGGGTGGTGCGGGGTGTGGTGCGTCAGGCGCAGTCCGGTGACCCGATCCAGCGTCTGCAGGAGATGTACATCAGCACATCCGGGGCCTGGGATCTGCTGGAGTGGT
This portion of the Desulfurispirillum indicum S5 genome encodes:
- a CDS encoding glutathione S-transferase family protein, which produces MQKLELISFKLCPFVQRAVIVLRHKNIDFDVTYIDLQNKPEWFLKLSPTGRTPVLKVGDEVLFESAVIVEYLDEVTPPSLHPADPLIKAQNRAWMEFMGEIQRRIHGLYTASEESVFEQHRVAILGDLARLEAVYRGGTFFNGEEFNLIDAVMAPLCLRLELLREFTGMGLLENCPRLQQWSAVLLEMEAVRLSVVPEFPGLFRGMIERMGGVMAARLTAG